A window of the Chlorocebus sabaeus isolate Y175 chromosome 8, mChlSab1.0.hap1, whole genome shotgun sequence genome harbors these coding sequences:
- the PINX1 gene encoding PIN2/TERF1-interacting telomerase inhibitor 1 isoform X2, with protein sequence MSMLAERRRKQKWAVDPQNTAWSNDDSKFGQRMLEKMGWSKGKGLGAQEQGATDHIKVQVKNNHLGLGATINNEDNWIAHQDDFNQLLAELNTCHGQETADSSDKKEKKSFSLEEKSKISKNRVHYMKFTKGRCQSLHSR encoded by the exons ATGTCTATGCTGGCTGAGC GTCGGCGGAAGCAGAAGTGGGCTGTGGATCCTCAGAACACTGCCTGGAGTAATGATGATTCCAAGTTTGGCCAGAGGATGCTAGAGAAGATGGGGTGGTCTAAAGGAAAG GGTTTAGGGGCTCAGGAGCAAGGAGCTACAGATCATATTAAAGTTCAAGTGAAAAATAACCACCTGGGACTCGGAGCTACCATCAATAATGAA GACAACTGGATTGCCCATCAGGATGATTTTAACCAGCTTCTGGCTGAACTGAACACTTGCCATGGGCAGGAAACCGCAG attcctcagacaagaaggaaaagaaatcttttaGCCTTGAGGAAAAGTCCAAAATCTCCAAAAACCGTGTTCACTATATGAAATTCACAAAAG